The DNA region CCGAACTGAGCCTGGGCCTGATACCGGGGGCCGGCGGCACCGTCAGCGTCACCCGCCGCATCGGCCGGTGGCGCACCGCGTATCTGATCCTGTCCGGCCGCACCCTGGACGCGCAGACCGCGCTGGACTGGGGCCTGATCGACGAGATCGCGGTCCTTAGATGATTCCGGCGGCGGTGCGGGCCCGCGCCGAGCAGACACTGCGCCGCTTCACCACGGCGACCGGCGTCGCCGCCGACGCCGGGCAGCTGTTGGCCGGGCGGGCGGCGCTGCTGGGCTGGGCGAGCCGCGGGCGGGTCTCGGCCGGGGGCGCCACCCGACTGCTGGCGGCGGCCGACGGATGGTGGGCGCTGACGCTGTCGCGGCCCGACGACCTCGAAGCGGTACCCGCCCTGATCGAAGCCGACTGCACCGAACCGTGGGCGGGCGTCGCCGCGTGGGCGGCCGGGCGGCGCGCGGTCGAGGTGGTCGCACGGGCCCGCCTGCTCGATCTGCCCGCCGCGGTGCTGGGCGAGACGGTTGCCGCGGCACCGGTGATCCGGCGGGTGGGTGCGGCCGGGCCGGGCGGTTCGCTGCGCGGGGCACTGGTGGTGGACCTGACCTCACTGTGGGCCGGGCCGCTGTGCGGGCAACTGTTGGCCCGGGCCGGAGCGACCGTGGTCAAGGTGGAGAGCCCGTCGCGCCCGGACGGCACCCGCAACGGTCCGGCCGCGTTCTTCGACTGGATGAACAGCGGGAAACTTTCCTGCGCACTGGATTTCGATCGGGATCATGCGATGCTGGCCCGGCTTCTGGCCGCCGCAGACGTGGTGTTGGAGGGGTCGCGGCCGGCCGCGCTGGCCCGTCGTGGACTGGGTCCGCTGGACGTTGCGGACCGGCCCGGACGGGTCTGGCTGCAGATCACCGCCCACGGTGCCGACTGCGGCTACGTCGGGTTCGGTGACGACGCCGCGGTCGCCGGGGGACTGGTGGACCGAGACGGTGGCGGCGACCCGGTGTTCTGCGGCGACGCGATCGCCGACCCGCTGACCGGGATCGAAGCGGCTGCCGCCGTCGCCGATTCGCTGGCCCGCGGCGGCGGTGAGCTGATCACCCTCGCCCTGGCCGAGGTTGCAGCCGAATACACCGCCCTGCCCGCGATCTGCTCGACGGCGCAGCCCGCGGTGTCACCGCCGCGGGTCACGGCGCCGGGCCCGGTGCTGGGCGCCGACAACGCCCGGATCGCTGAACTCCTAGCGCGGGCGGGCGCCCCGTGCTGATCCGGCGTGCGGTCCTGCCCGGCGGGTCGTGCGTCGACATCCGGCTCGGCGACACCATCGAACAACTCGCCCCGGCGCTGGCCGCCCAACCCGGCGAAGACGTCGTCGACGCCCACGGCGCCACGGTGATCCCCGGCCTGCACGACCACCACGTGCATCTGCGATCGGCTGCGGCCGCACTGGAATCGGTGCGCCTGGGTCCACCGCAGGTGCGGACCCTCGACGAACTGGCCGCCGCGCTGCGGGCCGCCGTGCCCGACGCCGACGGTTGGGTGCGCGGCTACGGCTACCACGAATCGGTCGCCGGGGAACTCGATGCCGCACTGCTGGAACGGCTTTCGCCGCAGATTCCGGTGCGCGTGGCGCACCGCAGCGGTGCGCTGTGGGTGCTCAACACCACCGGGCTGGTCCGTGCCGGCCTGACCGACCGCCCGGACGGGCGACTGCTGCGTGCCCACGGCGATCCGGCACCGGCACTGCCGCCGCGCGAACCCCCGTTGGCGGTCTGGAGTCGGCGACTGGCGGCCTACGGCGTCACCGGCATCACCGAGGCCACCCCCGGGCACACCGACGCCGACATCGCCAGATTCGCCGCGGCCCGCCGGAGCGGAGAACTGCTGCAGCGACTG from Mycolicibacter sp. MU0083 includes:
- a CDS encoding CoA transferase, yielding MIPAAVRARAEQTLRRFTTATGVAADAGQLLAGRAALLGWASRGRVSAGGATRLLAAADGWWALTLSRPDDLEAVPALIEADCTEPWAGVAAWAAGRRAVEVVARARLLDLPAAVLGETVAAAPVIRRVGAAGPGGSLRGALVVDLTSLWAGPLCGQLLARAGATVVKVESPSRPDGTRNGPAAFFDWMNSGKLSCALDFDRDHAMLARLLAAADVVLEGSRPAALARRGLGPLDVADRPGRVWLQITAHGADCGYVGFGDDAAVAGGLVDRDGGGDPVFCGDAIADPLTGIEAAAAVADSLARGGGELITLALAEVAAEYTALPAICSTAQPAVSPPRVTAPGPVLGADNARIAELLARAGAPC